GCTGGTTTCAAACAAGTGGTTTTAGGAGATACCGAGGAGTATATCTTTACATACAGTTTCGAAAAATCATGATATGCTCTACGAAACAAACAACGCTGAAACTCTGAAACTATCAGGGTTAGGTCTTGACGTTAAACATTTATCTATTATTCCCATCCCCATTCTATTCATTTTCCTGCTATCTCAATTAGGTTGTCAAGGGATTTTATGGGAGGGGCAACGCCCTTCCGGCCTGGCTATTTTGAAATGCATGATTGTAAGATCTTACCCCATTGTTTCGACAGAACAGGGTTAAACCATGTTGACATTTTAAGAGACATTATCTATTATTGAACATTATTTATAATGGAGGTGGAAAATGTCTGATAAAATCAAAATATTTGTAAAACAGGGCTGACCATACTGTGCGAAAGCTAGGCTGGCTTTTGAAGATAAGGCTGAATATATCGATGTGAGGGCTGATAAATCCAACCTCGAAGAAATGCTACGCTATTCAAAAGGGCGTAAGGAAGTACCGGTTGTTGTTGATGGTGGTAAAGTGACCATCGGATATGGCGGCTCCTGAGGGGTCTAATGCCATATGCCGTGCGCATATTGAAAAAAACCATACCTCGAAAATCGCTCAGGGGAAACGCTCTTCCGACTTCGTAGTCTGTCCCGAGTCAACGGCTTGTTGCCTAAACAATACAAATTTCGAGCAATCTTTTGAGGTTGAGAAAATCCTCGCTGGAGAGAACCTCGAGCACTGCTTAGGACCCTGCCGATAAGCTGAAGTGTGCCTGCGACCAGGTCGCGTTTAGGCCAATTTTTATGTCCGAAGCCCAGCGGCGAGTTTGAAAATTGAACGGAAGCGAGATTTGGACAACTGGATAGATTTGGGAAACAAGCATTCAAGTGCTGACCCCTATGCCTTCATCGGGCGCCAAGAAGTCCGGGGAAATAAGCTCTCTTTCAGGCTACAGGATGTCCTTGAGTCCCTCCATAAGGTCTCTCAAGACGCTCTCGGCATCAGGACCTGCCTTTTTCAGGGGAGCTCTCGGCTCTCCACCGAAATAGCCCACCATGTCCATGGCAGCCTTCAGCCCGCTTATGCCGTAAGTCGTGGTCACTGCCTTGGCAATGGGTGTGAGCCGGTTCTGAAGCTCCCGTGCCTTAATGTACTGCCCCTCAGCATAAAGATCGGCAATACGGGTGCACAGTTCGGGAAGAACGTTGGCAACCGCAAGGATGCCGCCTACCGCACCTACACACAAGGCAGGGAAAAGGACAGGAGCGGAGCCCACGAACACCACAAAGTCCTTGGCCGATTGATGGATAATCTGGCTGAGTTGGTCGATATTACCCGAGCTGTCCTTGATACCTATTATGTTCGGTTGCTGGGAGAGCTTTGCAACCAGGGGCGGCTCCATGTTGATGCCCGTAAACTGGGGTACGTTGTAGACGAGGACAGGAATACGGGACGCCTCAGCCACAGCCACAAAGTGGTCATAAAGGACCTGTGGCGTCATGGAGCCCTTGAAATAGCAAGGTGTCACCACGAGGGCCATGTCGGCACCGAGACGGGCCGCCTCGTTGGTAAACCTGATGGTCTCGCCCGTTGATTCCATGCCAGTACCCACAAGCATGATCTTCTCTTTCGGGATGGCCTCCCGGGAGACCTCGATCACTTTGATTCTTTCTGCTTCACTGAGATAAACCGCCTCTCCGTTCGATCCGAGGACGAGGTACCCGGAGAGCTTGGTCCGGTTCCACCTCTGGAAGTTCTCTTTTAGTCTGTCAAATGTTACCTCTCTCCCGTTGAAGGGCGTGGTGATAGGTGGCATGATGCCGTGCAAATTCATGGTCTCCTCCTTTTCAAGAGATTCTAATACAAAGAATGTCACAGATTACTATGCTTCTGGGAATCCATAAGTCAAGAATGGTTTTCATCTATCCCCTCAGCACTTCTTGCAGTGCCATTAGCAGCCTTGAAACGTTCTCCTTTCTTGCCGTGTGTCCCATGAGCCCCATACGCCAGATTTTCCCTGTTAGGGGTCCCAGGCCGCCGCCGATCTCGATTTTGAATTCGCTACGCAAACGCCGTCGGACAGACAGTTCATCTACCCCATCAGGAACACACACGGCATTCAGCATGGGGAGGCGGTAAGGTTCGTCCACCAACATCGTGAGACCCAGCTCTTCCAACCCTTTTACCAGTGTCAAGTGGTTTTCCTTGTGCCGCTGGAACACCTTTTCTGGCTCTTCCTCAAAGATTAGGAGGAGGGCCTGGTATAGACCATAGAGCATGTTTACAGGCGCCGTGTGGTGGTAAACCCGATTTGTACCCCAATAGTTGGCAATGAGAGTAAGATCGAGATACCAGTTCGGCACTTTCTTTTTGCGTCCGTTCAGCTTGGCCATCGCTTTATCGGAAAATGAAAGGGGTGCAAGTCCGGGAGGGCAGGACAGGCATTTCTGTGTGCCGCTGTAAAGGGCATCTATGTTCCAGTCATCCATTCTGATCTCGAGTCCACCCAGACTGGTAACGGTGTCCACCAGGTAGATGGTGTCACTGCCTTTGAGGAGCGTGCCGATTTCGGGAACGGGATTCCTAACACCAGTTGAGGTCTCGGCATGGACAACAGCCACTATTCTATAGGATTCCTGCCGGATCTTTTTTTCTACCGCTTCCAGCAAAGCAGGGGTTCCCCAGGGGAACTCCAGAACATCAACTTTAGCACCGAGCCTGTTGGCCACGTCCTGCATCCTCATGCCAAAGACGCCGTTTATCATGATCAGAACCTTGTCGCCCGGTTCCACCAGATTCACAAAAGATGCCTCCATACCGGCAGAACCCGTTCCTGATATGGGGATAGTAAGGTTATTCCTGGTATTCATGATCCGACGGAGCATTTCTTTGAGTTCGTCCATGATGTTCAAAAAGTAGGGATCCAGATGTCCCAAGGTTATCCGGCTCAGAGCCGTATAGACCTGAGGAGGTACACAAGAAGGGCCAGGGCCCATGAGCAAGACTTCTTCAATATTTTCCAATAGGTTCTTCATACTAAATCTTCTCCTCGATATAGACAATTTCAGCAAAACTTGTTGTAGCCAGGTGGTGATAATGTAACATATTTCATAAATTTTCAATAGATAGTTAACGATGGAAAAATCTTAAATCTCAGAAAATTAAACATTACCGGTGGTGAAGCTAAAAGGGTCAGCCGTTGACGGACTGTTGCCCAAACACAGTTTTCGCCAGAACACTATTTCGCTCACTGCCGGGTACCCTCTGGGTGTGCGCTTTTTACCCCCACCCGCAAGCGGGTACCCGGGCTCGAATTTCACTCAATTTGCAAACTCGTCCCGCTTTAAGGCGGGACTCAGACAGTACGAATTGTCCTTTGGAACGTTTATTCTTGCCGAGTGGGTCACCCAAAAATGCTCGAAGTCGCGACTCGCGTAAGGTTTCATTGCGAACAGGGGGTGAGCAACAAAGTTCTTCTGGCCCTTTTGACTGGGGGTTAACAAAAATTGTTTGGGCAACAACCCGTTGATATTGGATATTTTTCATTATCCCCACCCCAATTTTCTCCATTTTCCTGCTATCTCAATAAGCTGTCAAGGGATTTTTGAGAGAGGAAACGCTCTTTTGACTTAACGGTATTGGTATCAGTTATCACGGCATCCTATAAGTCTTTCGATGCGGGATCGTACTTCAAGCATTAAGCGGGTCTTGGCCGCATTACCTTCTTCTTCCATATAGACAGGTTTGCCTATTTTTATATGGATCTCCCCTTTTTCTCTCGGAACAAAGCAGCCTTCCGGCTGCAATTTACCTGTTCCTTTGATGCCTACCGGTATTATAGGTGCCCCGGTACGAAGGGCAAGAGAAAACCCTCCTTTTTTAAAAGGCAGGAGAGTACCGTCTTTGCTCCATGTCCCTTCCGGAAATATAATGATATTCATACCGTCTTTTATCTTGCGAGCTGCCTCACTCATTGCCTTCAGGGCTTTTCGCGGATTTTTTCTGTCGAGACTTATGTTTTTTCCAATTTTTAATGCCCATCCTAAAAACGGCACAAAGAAGAGTTCCTTCTTAGCTATCCATTTAAAAGATAAACGCAGGGAAGAAAGAAGCGCAAATATATCAAGTACGCTTTGATGATTGCACATAAATATATAAGGGGGTTCAGATATGTTCTCAAGCCCCTCAAGTGAAACCCTGATACCGCATACCTTGAGATGAATGATTGCCCATAACCTACCAATTTTATTAACCTTATCCCCCTTACGGTCAAAGGGGTATAAAATAAGGGCGACAATGGAAAGGAATATTGTAGCAAAAACAAGGTTGAGAAACGAAAGAAGCCTTCTCATTCTATTAACCGTATCCCCCATTTAGTACAACTCCAGTTTAGAGGTTTTGTATTCATTCTGTCAATACCATTCTCTTAAGCATACTCTGCAGGGGCTAAGTCATTGAGCATACTTGAAAGTACAGGGGGACGTCCCCCATTTGTTCTATTAGCTATCAGCGATCAGCTTTCAGCTAAAAGCCTTTTACCGATCAGCTACCAGCAATCAACTTTATCGTACATCATGCATCGTGTGCACTATATACGAATCAGGTTATGTGTTTTGATACATAATGCGAACCACGAATCAGGAGACTTTTGGAATAATTTTGCAAAATAGAATAATTATATGGTAGACTAATTTGTCGTGTATTCAATTTATTCGCTACCGCTATCTTTATCGCATTCAATCGAATATGTGTAAACTGATTCACGACTGGAATTAAATAGTAAAAGGAACAATTGACTATGGGCAACAAACAGACGCTACCTTTTCTGACCATTAAAGGGAAGACCATTAAGGCACCCATCATACAGGGCGGGATGGGCATCGGGGTATCACTTTCGCCCCTTGCAAGCGCAGTGGCAAGAGAGGGCGGCATCGGTATCGTATCGAGCGCCTGCCTCGACAGACTTGTCTCGAAAAGGAATGGCAGGAAACGCAATACCTATGAAGCTACCTATGAGGAGGTGTCTCTTGCGAAAGCAAGCGGGGGTGTATCCGGTATAAACATAATGGTTGCCATAGTAAGAGATTATGAGGAATCTGTAAAAGGCGCAATAGATGCAGGCGCCGATGTTATTATTTCGGGCGGGGGACTGCCGTTAGCCCTCCCTGCTATCAAGAACCCGGGAGATACCGCACTTATCCCCATCATTTCGTCAGCGAGGGCGCTCGAGCTTATATGTAAGAAATGGGAACGTTATGACTACAGGCCCGATGCTGTTGTCCTCGAAGGACCTCTTGCCGGTGGACATCTTGGGTTTAGAATCGACCAGATCCACCTTGAATCGAACAGGCTTGAAAACCTTTTACCCCCTGTAAAAGAGGTTTCAATAAAGTATGGGGGTTTTCCTGTTATCGTTGCAGGAGGCATTTATACCCATGATGATATTGTAAAATTTTTACAGATGGGGGCTGATGGTGTGCAAATGGGAACGCGTTTTCTCGTAACTGTAGAGAGCAGCGCATCGGATGCGTATAAACAGGCCGTTATCAATGCCGGCAAGGACGACATAATAGTCGCACAAATACCCTGTTCCCCCTGCGGTATGCCATTTATGGTCATTAAGAAATCACCCATGTTCCAATCTGCACTCGAACAAAAGAGAAAACCACGCTGTGACAAGGGGTATATCCTGATGAGAGATAAAGAGGGAAATTTTACCAGGTGTGCGGCACAGCATGAGGACGGAGGCTGTTTCTGCATCTGTAACGGCCTCTTGAGCTCTGCCGGCTATAACCCGGACATAGAAGAGCCACTCTATACAGTAGGAGCCAACGGCTACCTGGTTGATAAGATTATGACCGTAAAAGAACTGATGGAAGAACTGACCGGCCAATCAGAGATAACAAACAGAGTCAAAAACCAATGGAACCAACCAATGGGGTCAGGTCTTGAAATATAACATTTTATAATTTTCCCGCCCCCTTCTGCCACAGTAAGCAGGGCAGAAATTTTTACCAATACTTCTTTCTGTCATTAAGGAATTCTTTGTAAATCTGATAGTGGCTTGTATCCTCGTAATTAATCTGGCTAATAGGTGCGTGGTCAAAACTGTAGATAGTGGCATTAGGTGATGCAAGTAAAATGGGTGAGTGTGTAGCGATTATAAATTGGGCATGATTTTCTTGGCTCATATCCTTCAATACGCTAAGAAACTCTAATTGTGTCTTTGGCGAAAGGGCATTTTCTGGCTCATCTAAAAAATATAGTCCTTTCCTTTGAAAACGATTCTTAAAATATGACATGTGGCATTGTCCATGGGATTGGGTCATTAAAGATTTACCTCCAAAATATTCTAATATTTTAGGTGAAGCTGCTGCCCATTCA
The sequence above is a segment of the Pseudomonadota bacterium genome. Coding sequences within it:
- a CDS encoding UXX-star (seleno)protein family 1 produces the protein MSDKIKIFVKQGUPYCAKARLAFEDKAEYIDVRADKSNLEEMLRYSKGRKEVPVVVDGGKVTIGYGGS
- a CDS encoding dihydrodipicolinate synthase family protein, producing the protein MNLHGIMPPITTPFNGREVTFDRLKENFQRWNRTKLSGYLVLGSNGEAVYLSEAERIKVIEVSREAIPKEKIMLVGTGMESTGETIRFTNEAARLGADMALVVTPCYFKGSMTPQVLYDHFVAVAEASRIPVLVYNVPQFTGINMEPPLVAKLSQQPNIIGIKDSSGNIDQLSQIIHQSAKDFVVFVGSAPVLFPALCVGAVGGILAVANVLPELCTRIADLYAEGQYIKARELQNRLTPIAKAVTTTYGISGLKAAMDMVGYFGGEPRAPLKKAGPDAESVLRDLMEGLKDIL
- a CDS encoding alanine--glyoxylate aminotransferase family protein, coding for MKNLLENIEEVLLMGPGPSCVPPQVYTALSRITLGHLDPYFLNIMDELKEMLRRIMNTRNNLTIPISGTGSAGMEASFVNLVEPGDKVLIMINGVFGMRMQDVANRLGAKVDVLEFPWGTPALLEAVEKKIRQESYRIVAVVHAETSTGVRNPVPEIGTLLKGSDTIYLVDTVTSLGGLEIRMDDWNIDALYSGTQKCLSCPPGLAPLSFSDKAMAKLNGRKKKVPNWYLDLTLIANYWGTNRVYHHTAPVNMLYGLYQALLLIFEEEPEKVFQRHKENHLTLVKGLEELGLTMLVDEPYRLPMLNAVCVPDGVDELSVRRRLRSEFKIEIGGGLGPLTGKIWRMGLMGHTARKENVSRLLMALQEVLRG
- a CDS encoding lysophospholipid acyltransferase family protein, translating into MGDTVNRMRRLLSFLNLVFATIFLSIVALILYPFDRKGDKVNKIGRLWAIIHLKVCGIRVSLEGLENISEPPYIFMCNHQSVLDIFALLSSLRLSFKWIAKKELFFVPFLGWALKIGKNISLDRKNPRKALKAMSEAARKIKDGMNIIIFPEGTWSKDGTLLPFKKGGFSLALRTGAPIIPVGIKGTGKLQPEGCFVPREKGEIHIKIGKPVYMEEEGNAAKTRLMLEVRSRIERLIGCRDN
- a CDS encoding nitronate monooxygenase, translated to MGNKQTLPFLTIKGKTIKAPIIQGGMGIGVSLSPLASAVAREGGIGIVSSACLDRLVSKRNGRKRNTYEATYEEVSLAKASGGVSGINIMVAIVRDYEESVKGAIDAGADVIISGGGLPLALPAIKNPGDTALIPIISSARALELICKKWERYDYRPDAVVLEGPLAGGHLGFRIDQIHLESNRLENLLPPVKEVSIKYGGFPVIVAGGIYTHDDIVKFLQMGADGVQMGTRFLVTVESSASDAYKQAVINAGKDDIIVAQIPCSPCGMPFMVIKKSPMFQSALEQKRKPRCDKGYILMRDKEGNFTRCAAQHEDGGCFCICNGLLSSAGYNPDIEEPLYTVGANGYLVDKIMTVKELMEELTGQSEITNRVKNQWNQPMGSGLEI
- a CDS encoding AAA family ATPase, with amino-acid sequence MHLKKITLFPEKYPAKDCYPFKLHNFNVTRVLAFHTAITFFVGENGTGKSTLLKAIARKCNIHIWEPEEGRRFEFNRYEEELYKYIGVEWTDGVVPGSFFASAIFQHFTNILDEWAAASPKILEYFGGKSLMTQSHGQCHMSYFKNRFQRKGLYFLDEPENALSPKTQLEFLSVLKDMSQENHAQFIIATHSPILLASPNATIYSFDHAPISQINYEDTSHYQIYKEFLNDRKKYW